Proteins found in one Abyssibius alkaniclasticus genomic segment:
- a CDS encoding DEAD/DEAH box helicase: MLTLRPYQQAAIASIYGYFEKESGNPLVVIPTAGGKSLVMAAFIDGVLKAWPDQRVLVVTHVRELIAQNHAEMLGLWREAPAGIYSAGLGRRDARARILFAGIQSIHDKATRIGHADLVLIDEAHLIPGRSNTMYRRFLNDLQAINPALKVIGLTATPFRLDSGMLHEGENALFTDIAYEVSVRDLIDQGYLSPLISKQTKTRLDVTGVGSRGGEFIARDLEDAVDQDAITRAAVAEVIAHGETRRSWLAFCSGVRHATHVAEEFRRRGVSCATIFGKTPKDERDAIIAAFKRGEIRALASMGVLTTGFNAPAVDLIAMLRPTKSAGLYVQMAGRGTRLAEGKENCLVLDFAGNVRRHGPIDLVRPKRPGGPGDGPPPTKICPKCGTIVAIAALECPDCGFEFPGREVKLEPTASTLEVLSTGKPQWVGVTDVTYSRREKRGGRVSLKVTYRCGLAFHTEWVCLEHEGYPRRKAASWWRERAPEMDVPESVDEALLLADRLRRPTDIAVRPAGRFTEITACRFAPCLTAVPGSAPSAIESPVAGAGSTRASASPTRGATRAAETSAAGFARTSATGGRA, translated from the coding sequence ATGCTGACCCTGCGCCCCTACCAGCAGGCCGCGATCGCCTCGATCTACGGCTATTTCGAGAAGGAGAGCGGCAACCCGCTCGTCGTGATCCCCACGGCCGGCGGCAAGAGCCTCGTCATGGCCGCCTTCATCGACGGCGTTCTCAAGGCCTGGCCCGACCAGCGCGTGCTGGTCGTCACCCATGTCCGCGAACTGATCGCGCAGAACCATGCCGAGATGCTGGGGCTCTGGCGCGAGGCGCCTGCGGGCATCTACTCGGCCGGGCTCGGCCGCCGCGACGCGCGGGCCCGGATCCTCTTCGCCGGCATCCAGTCCATCCACGACAAGGCGACGCGCATCGGCCATGCCGATCTGGTGCTGATCGACGAGGCCCATCTGATCCCCGGTCGGTCGAACACCATGTATCGCCGCTTCCTCAACGATCTGCAGGCGATCAACCCCGCGCTCAAGGTGATCGGTCTGACCGCGACGCCGTTCCGGCTCGACAGCGGCATGCTGCACGAGGGCGAGAATGCGCTCTTCACCGACATCGCCTACGAGGTGTCGGTCCGCGACCTGATCGATCAGGGCTATCTCTCCCCGCTCATCTCGAAACAGACGAAGACCCGCCTCGACGTGACGGGCGTGGGATCGCGGGGCGGCGAGTTCATCGCGCGCGACCTCGAGGACGCGGTCGATCAGGACGCCATCACACGCGCGGCCGTGGCCGAGGTGATCGCCCATGGCGAGACGCGCCGGTCCTGGCTCGCGTTCTGCTCGGGCGTCCGCCACGCCACCCATGTCGCCGAGGAGTTCCGCCGCCGCGGCGTCAGCTGCGCGACGATCTTCGGCAAGACGCCGAAGGACGAGCGTGACGCGATCATCGCCGCCTTCAAGCGCGGCGAGATCAGGGCGCTGGCCTCCATGGGGGTGCTGACGACGGGCTTCAACGCGCCGGCCGTCGACCTGATCGCCATGCTGCGGCCCACCAAGTCGGCCGGGCTCTATGTCCAGATGGCCGGTCGGGGCACGCGGCTCGCCGAGGGCAAGGAGAACTGCCTCGTTCTCGATTTCGCGGGCAATGTCCGCCGGCACGGCCCCATCGATCTCGTGCGGCCGAAACGGCCGGGCGGTCCGGGGGACGGGCCGCCGCCCACCAAGATCTGCCCGAAATGCGGGACCATCGTGGCCATCGCGGCGCTCGAATGCCCCGACTGCGGTTTCGAGTTCCCCGGCCGCGAGGTGAAGCTGGAGCCGACCGCCTCGACGCTGGAGGTGTTGTCTACCGGCAAGCCGCAATGGGTCGGCGTCACCGACGTCACCTACAGCCGCCGCGAGAAGCGCGGCGGGCGTGTCTCGTTGAAGGTCACCTACCGCTGCGGGCTCGCCTTCCACACGGAATGGGTCTGCTTAGAGCACGAGGGCTATCCGCGCCGGAAGGCCGCGAGCTGGTGGCGCGAACGGGCGCCAGAGATGGACGTGCCCGAGTCCGTCGACGAGGCGCTCCTGCTGGCGGACCGGCTGCGCCGTCCCACCGATATCGCCGTCCGCCCTGCGGGCCGCTTCACCGAAATCACCGCCTGCAGGTTCGCCCCATGCCTTACAGCCGTGCCGGGCTCTGCGCCGTCTGCCATCGAGAGCCCCGTGGCTGGGGCTGGTTCGACGCGCGCTTCCGCGTCTCCGACCCGCGGCGCGACACGAGCCGCCGAGACCTCTGCAGCCGGGTTTGCCAGGACATCTGCCACCGGAGGTCGGGCATGA
- a CDS encoding PriCT-2 domain-containing protein gives MADTSWMARVGARLVTNGYAILPIAPGTKKPGQFARAAWHDYPQWNRHASRATTEFEVATWSTWPSCGVGIVGGAVAALDIDVAEDGELALRIERLARERLGDTPALRIGKAPKRLLVYRTREPFAGIRRAPLEVLCHGQQFVAYAEHPDTGQPYAWPDEGLADLDIESLPEIDADRAAAFLDEALALIPTELRPKSLGAKGAIGAGQPCLPAHAQAGTLAAIRSALAWLPNAELDYDSWMRIGMALKGGLGEEGATLFADWSAQAAKNDPAATAKAWTSFKPARIGAGTIYHLAMEKGWRPDPDLLLDGSQKACAADAHPAAGLLARLAQPEAPMPILAPVPSFTLTIPGGLVGDLARYMIDTARRPQPLLAVGASLCALGAMMGRRYRTTTDLRTNLYIVGIADSGSGKNHAREVVNELFFAAGLAHHLGGNKIASGAGLLTALHRQPAILFQIDEFGMFLSAAADRKRSPRHITEILDNMTELYTAASGIFLGAEYANRDGSNERRDIVQPCLCVYGTTTPLHFWGALQGANVVDGSLARLIILPSEEDYPDENRSAGLRRSPRPLIEGLQRLAEGGGQASGNLAGRTSGPETAVDPMTVPMDDEAQLRFDALRDEITAELRAAAGTFQTPILARIAENAAKVALVLAVGRDAVHPVIRLEDAVWAIDFVRHFARRTIDAVERHVADTETEAHLKRVREIIRKAGSAGVTKSELTRASQWLRARDRDDILLTLVESGDIVTVEQETGGRKAMRFRALR, from the coding sequence ATGGCGGACACCTCGTGGATGGCGCGCGTGGGCGCGCGTCTCGTGACCAACGGCTACGCGATCCTGCCGATCGCGCCCGGCACCAAGAAACCAGGCCAGTTCGCCCGCGCGGCCTGGCACGACTACCCGCAGTGGAACCGGCATGCGAGCCGCGCCACGACCGAGTTCGAGGTCGCGACCTGGTCGACCTGGCCTAGCTGCGGCGTCGGGATCGTCGGCGGCGCGGTCGCCGCGCTCGACATCGACGTCGCCGAGGATGGCGAGCTTGCGCTGCGCATCGAACGACTGGCCCGCGAGCGGCTGGGCGACACGCCCGCGCTCAGGATCGGCAAGGCACCGAAGCGGCTGCTGGTCTATCGCACGCGAGAGCCCTTTGCCGGGATCCGGCGCGCGCCGCTCGAGGTTCTGTGCCACGGACAGCAGTTCGTGGCCTATGCCGAGCATCCCGACACCGGCCAGCCCTATGCCTGGCCGGACGAGGGGCTCGCGGATCTCGACATCGAGAGCCTGCCCGAAATCGACGCCGACAGGGCGGCAGCGTTCCTCGACGAGGCGCTGGCGCTGATCCCGACCGAGCTGCGCCCGAAGAGCCTCGGTGCGAAGGGCGCAATCGGGGCCGGGCAACCGTGTCTGCCGGCCCACGCACAGGCCGGCACGCTGGCCGCGATCCGGAGCGCGCTCGCCTGGTTGCCGAACGCCGAGCTCGACTACGACAGCTGGATGCGCATCGGCATGGCGCTGAAGGGCGGGCTGGGCGAGGAGGGCGCGACGCTCTTCGCCGACTGGTCGGCGCAGGCGGCCAAGAACGACCCGGCCGCGACGGCGAAGGCATGGACGAGCTTCAAGCCCGCGCGGATCGGCGCCGGCACGATCTATCACCTCGCCATGGAGAAGGGCTGGCGTCCCGATCCCGACCTGCTGCTCGACGGCAGTCAGAAGGCTTGTGCGGCCGACGCGCATCCCGCGGCGGGCCTCCTGGCGCGGCTCGCCCAGCCCGAAGCCCCGATGCCGATCCTCGCGCCTGTGCCGTCCTTCACGCTGACGATCCCAGGCGGGCTCGTGGGCGATCTCGCGCGCTACATGATCGACACGGCGCGCAGACCGCAGCCGCTTCTCGCGGTGGGCGCGAGCCTCTGCGCCCTCGGCGCGATGATGGGGCGTCGCTACCGCACGACGACCGACCTGCGCACGAACCTCTACATCGTCGGCATCGCGGACAGCGGGTCGGGCAAGAACCACGCCCGCGAGGTCGTCAACGAGCTGTTCTTCGCGGCGGGGCTGGCGCACCACCTGGGCGGCAACAAGATCGCCTCCGGCGCGGGGCTCCTGACCGCGCTCCACCGTCAGCCCGCGATCCTGTTCCAGATCGACGAGTTCGGGATGTTCCTCTCGGCAGCGGCCGACCGCAAGCGCAGCCCGCGCCACATCACCGAGATCCTCGACAACATGACCGAGCTCTACACTGCGGCCAGCGGCATCTTCCTCGGCGCGGAATACGCCAACCGGGACGGCTCGAACGAGCGGCGCGACATCGTGCAGCCCTGCCTCTGCGTCTACGGCACGACGACGCCACTGCATTTCTGGGGGGCGCTGCAGGGCGCCAACGTGGTGGACGGCTCGCTCGCTCGGCTCATCATCCTGCCGAGTGAGGAGGACTATCCGGACGAGAACCGTAGCGCCGGGCTCCGGAGATCGCCCCGGCCGCTGATCGAGGGGCTGCAGCGGCTCGCCGAAGGCGGCGGCCAGGCCAGCGGCAACCTCGCCGGCCGGACATCCGGACCAGAGACCGCGGTCGATCCGATGACCGTGCCGATGGACGACGAGGCGCAGCTTCGCTTCGACGCGCTCCGCGACGAGATCACCGCCGAGCTCAGGGCCGCGGCCGGCACATTTCAGACGCCGATCCTCGCCCGGATCGCGGAAAACGCGGCCAAGGTCGCGCTCGTCCTGGCCGTGGGGCGGGATGCGGTCCATCCCGTCATCCGGCTCGAGGATGCTGTCTGGGCGATCGATTTCGTGCGCCATTTCGCCAGGCGCACCATCGACGCCGTCGAGCGCCACGTCGCCGACACCGAGACAGAGGCGCATCTGAAGCGGGTGCGCGAGATCATCCGCAAGGCCGGGTCGGCAGGCGTCACCAAGTCCGAGCTGACCCGCGCCTCGCAATGGCTCCGGGCGCGCGACCGCGATGACATCCTGCTCACGCTGGTCGAGAGCGGTGACATCGTCACGGTGGAGCAGGAGACCGGGGGTCGGAAGGCCATGCGCTTCCGGGCGCTGCGGTGA
- a CDS encoding DUF6511 domain-containing protein: protein MIDPTPNETAAMVEGGKAGGAYLDSLGRTDLALLTEEEWDTFVEVIVTGYCDHLRDLAAKDRARLDGMIPEVPF, encoded by the coding sequence ATGATCGATCCGACCCCCAATGAAACCGCGGCCATGGTCGAGGGCGGCAAGGCCGGCGGCGCCTATCTCGACAGCCTTGGCCGGACCGATCTCGCCCTGCTCACCGAGGAGGAGTGGGACACCTTCGTCGAGGTAATTGTCACCGGCTACTGCGACCACCTGCGCGATCTGGCGGCGAAGGACCGCGCGCGGCTCGACGGCATGATCCCGGAGGTGCCCTTCTGA
- a CDS encoding PD-(D/E)XK nuclease family protein, whose translation MLMAELPTPPTPTLSAIYASFEARQGDGFRDHLGASLIGKSCARALWYDFRWATPARHTGRILRLFETGQLEEARLVRDLRATGATVLEVDPETGRQFRVEAHGGHFGGSLDAVALGLLEAPKTWHVVEFKTHSAKSFAELVAKGVVLAKPQHAAQMQIYMHLTGITRALYVAVCKDTDALHIERVPADPARATRLLEKAGRIIFAQHPPERISADPAWFECRFCDHHGLCHGEDAAAVTCRSCLHSTPIEGGWHCARHDRLLDPADQRRACPRHLFIPDLVPGEVSDAGEDFVSYRMRDGSAWTNDARKKEAAAC comes from the coding sequence GCGACCACCTCGGCGCCTCGCTGATCGGCAAGTCCTGCGCCCGCGCGCTCTGGTATGACTTCCGCTGGGCGACGCCCGCGCGGCACACGGGCCGCATCCTGCGGCTGTTCGAGACCGGCCAGCTGGAAGAGGCCCGGCTCGTCCGCGACCTGCGCGCCACCGGCGCGACGGTGCTGGAGGTCGATCCCGAGACCGGGCGGCAGTTCCGCGTCGAGGCGCATGGCGGGCATTTCGGCGGCTCGCTCGACGCCGTCGCCCTCGGCCTGCTCGAGGCGCCGAAGACCTGGCACGTCGTCGAGTTCAAGACGCATTCCGCGAAGAGCTTCGCCGAGCTCGTCGCCAAGGGTGTCGTGCTCGCCAAGCCCCAGCACGCCGCGCAGATGCAAATCTACATGCACCTGACCGGCATCACGCGAGCGCTCTACGTCGCGGTCTGCAAGGACACGGACGCGCTGCACATCGAGCGCGTCCCGGCCGACCCCGCTAGGGCCACGCGCCTGCTCGAGAAGGCGGGGCGGATCATCTTCGCCCAGCACCCGCCCGAGCGGATCAGCGCTGATCCCGCCTGGTTCGAGTGCCGGTTCTGCGACCACCACGGGCTCTGCCACGGCGAGGACGCCGCGGCCGTCACCTGTCGCTCCTGCCTGCATTCGACGCCCATCGAAGGCGGCTGGCACTGCGCGCGCCACGACCGGCTGCTCGACCCTGCCGATCAGCGCCGCGCGTGCCCCCGGCACCTGTTCATCCCCGATCTCGTCCCCGGCGAGGTGAGCGACGCAGGCGAGGACTTCGTCTCCTACCGCATGCGCGACGGCTCGGCCTGGACCAACGACGCCCGCAAAAAGGAGGCCGCCGCATGCTGA